The proteins below come from a single Chloroflexota bacterium genomic window:
- a CDS encoding glycosyltransferase gives MSGEILFFDVHNPEYLPLIRSVADRGVSLIMSTSPLSRQLLEARVSVRVWESFIPADAQARLHREISRIANGLPRALEDPAVQQAFSSPLGQFLPRTGERFFQRLVSLLASEIMTLEILENVFQQSDLRLIVLGYDNNHAQRAIVRYAAQHGVPTLQLAHAMYGKLIHFRYAANMYTLYADYVAVFGERARRDMIALGTDPERILVTGAPHWDHLYAPEARIGAEEARQRLGLDPHRPVVLLCMGYADGSSAFFPAIMKRLLAAQQATIQAVRHLGEDVQLVVRPHPGELGRGTLSPGEREGLLQAYGDWVGRHGVRLALLSRDQKIEAIRAADVVIAMGSSSIIPEVMILQRPVVMLPWFDRDDHTFTERDGVVIVNEDQQLTQVLSELLGDPDRRKAMVERQNAALPDLNYRNDGKATERTAEAIMKLATASERAARQRSSQHVQTTSSRREPPRVVSGETRDASPDRDASRKDGRAPRDGRGSPRVLFAYRADIDAQGGAAVVMRETARALQDLGVHVDIAYDLCPSVRGYDLVHVFNIWEPHSALEQLRYLTRTGIPVVWSPIYLHWCEYAWANLAVRAAFDPRRTPEKREQLLQAFVRGTLSVQGMHRWLPNEVYPGFHQHLKEMLSHVDHVCVTSHREVQMLFQITRCVAKPFTVTPHGVDPSFLVDASPEPFQDRFGVRDFVLCVGAIDGRKNQLLLVEALKDTGLKLVLVGPSFESDYLDLCLREGGDQVLYTDRLPQDLVASAYKAARVHALPSFAEGAALANLEAAVAGCAMVVSNRSSEFEYFGDAPYYCDPVDPASIREAVLRAHESYAAERERWETLSRQVQERFTWERTAALTLEAYERTLSQRDSSREKRSRKTFHISRSYRPTIKWGAIIFHFSGYSRLSRETILALDRRGAMVAVEPLGVDRRFVEQLKADPDVAYTWTRLLAQKVEDEGVYICLHPPVLWNGTDLFAAVRQRNPGFKAYVGITMFETDRLPAGWADACNGMDEVWVPSTFNRDTFARAGVDPERIQVIPFGIDIQRYDPEQVQPREIPGRRGFTFLSVFQWSKRKGWDVLLRAYLSAFTPEDDVCLVLRTYPGREEFPPIRERIDRYIRELGYDPEHVPPIRLLEDFIPEVDMPALYKAADAFVLPSRGEGWGIPFMEAMAMGLPVIATRWSAHLDFMNDDNSYLIDIEGLVPVDPEQTAEDQFYTSDQRWAEPSVEHTAALMRHVYEHRDEARAKGMRARRDIQTKWTSDRTADWVIRRVAHLTGREGDLEMLEAQAHVGDGEASEAEAEASREEVAVRQVESAPSEDAPAPVLWIAPVFDPSGYADEARNFIVHLQAQGVAIAARELGRHSSRFREQLDPQIRELLDGALGREASPGCISVVHFPAYVFERIPQAAYHIGRVMFETDGLPAEWVAKCNQMDEIWVPTDFNLQTFRDAGVTAKLFKVPGGIDTDRFRPGYEPLPIPGARGTVFLSIFEWIYRKGWDVLLRAWAQAFDPDDDVSLVLRTYPVNAVDADAREEIERRIDRFLAEELGLRRGQVAPIIVLGEQVPEEDMPRLFAAATAYVAPSRGEGWGRPHMQAMACGLPVIATRWSGNLEFMNDENSLLIDIEGLVEIDERAEIPFYRGQRWAEPSADHLARLMRQVVSHPEEMARIGQRAREDMVQRWRWEKVAAIAAERLREIQDGLATRGREVGTLEDRPPAVRWEGSQFVHHSLALVNRELCLQLLDAGCELSIIPYEPDQFGPEADPRFHKLAERVNAPLSRPADVHVRHQWPPKLTPPEEGHWVIMQPWEFGSLPKEWVEVMSTQVDEVWTYTSYVRDCYIRSGVPADRVHVVPLGVDVERFRPDVPPFPLQTKKRFKFLFVGGTISRKGIDILLDAYMNAFTAEDDVCLVIKDMGGSSFYKGQTAQDLIAKCRATPNAPEIEYIDRTLSDEELVGLYTACDCLVHPYRGEGFGLPIAEAMACGLPVIVTGHGAALDFCTEETAYLIPARVVRLPQKRVGDLETVDYPWWADPDRDALKQLMRHVVANPEEARAKGRAARDHIREHFTWAHAAEVARKRLQELRDKPIRRLTAEEEQRAAAQQAMGDLLAAGQAALERGDLEAAAREFARVAEQFPDMAAAHTALGSTLVALGRVEEAIPALRRATELVPQAAALQNQLGVALYQLNRLDEAEAAFLRAREEDPEDVEAMLNLIELYRTRGDYARATTVVKEALRTHPNHADVLAAFGILCAELGDGEGVEMALRRVQALSPHHPVVTTLQQVLVTAGENGQGVATP, from the coding sequence ATGAGCGGTGAGATCCTGTTTTTCGATGTGCACAATCCCGAGTACCTGCCGTTGATTCGGTCGGTTGCCGACCGGGGGGTCTCGCTCATCATGAGCACCTCCCCGCTATCCAGGCAGCTCCTGGAGGCCAGGGTTTCGGTGCGCGTGTGGGAATCGTTCATCCCGGCGGATGCGCAGGCCCGCCTGCATCGGGAGATCTCCCGCATCGCCAACGGGCTGCCGCGGGCTCTGGAGGATCCCGCCGTGCAACAGGCGTTTTCCTCTCCGTTGGGGCAGTTCCTGCCCCGCACGGGCGAGCGGTTCTTCCAGCGTCTGGTCTCGTTATTGGCGAGCGAGATCATGACTTTGGAGATCCTGGAGAACGTGTTTCAGCAGAGCGATCTACGCCTGATCGTGTTGGGGTATGACAATAACCACGCCCAGCGGGCGATCGTGCGTTATGCCGCCCAGCATGGCGTTCCCACCCTCCAGCTGGCTCACGCCATGTACGGCAAGCTCATTCACTTCCGCTATGCCGCCAACATGTACACCCTCTACGCGGATTACGTCGCGGTCTTCGGGGAGCGGGCCCGGCGGGATATGATCGCGCTGGGCACCGACCCGGAGCGGATTCTCGTGACCGGGGCGCCCCACTGGGATCATCTGTACGCGCCTGAGGCACGGATCGGGGCCGAGGAGGCCCGGCAGCGGCTTGGACTGGATCCCCATCGGCCGGTGGTCCTCCTGTGCATGGGATATGCGGACGGGTCATCGGCGTTCTTCCCCGCCATCATGAAGCGGCTGTTGGCCGCTCAGCAGGCTACGATCCAGGCTGTGCGCCACCTGGGCGAGGACGTGCAGCTGGTCGTCCGGCCGCATCCGGGCGAGCTGGGACGGGGGACGCTGTCCCCGGGGGAGCGGGAAGGGCTGCTTCAGGCCTATGGGGATTGGGTAGGGCGGCATGGGGTTCGCCTGGCGCTGCTCTCCCGGGATCAGAAGATCGAGGCGATCCGGGCGGCCGACGTCGTCATCGCGATGGGATCCTCCTCCATCATCCCCGAGGTGATGATCCTCCAGCGTCCCGTGGTTATGCTGCCCTGGTTCGATCGGGACGATCACACCTTCACCGAGCGGGATGGTGTCGTGATCGTAAACGAGGACCAGCAGCTCACTCAGGTGCTGTCGGAGCTGCTGGGGGATCCGGATCGGCGGAAGGCGATGGTGGAGCGGCAGAACGCCGCCCTGCCGGATCTGAACTATCGGAACGACGGGAAAGCCACCGAGCGGACGGCGGAGGCGATTATGAAGCTGGCGACTGCATCGGAACGGGCTGCTCGGCAGCGCTCTTCTCAGCATGTCCAGACGACATCATCCAGGCGGGAACCTCCGAGAGTCGTCTCGGGCGAGACGCGTGACGCGTCACCTGATCGGGACGCGTCGCGCAAGGACGGGCGTGCGCCTCGCGATGGGCGGGGCTCGCCGCGCGTCCTGTTCGCGTACCGGGCCGATATCGATGCGCAGGGGGGTGCGGCGGTCGTCATGCGCGAGACCGCTCGCGCCCTGCAGGATCTGGGAGTGCACGTCGACATCGCTTACGATCTCTGTCCCAGCGTCCGGGGATATGATCTGGTACACGTGTTCAATATCTGGGAGCCCCACTCCGCGCTGGAGCAACTGCGCTATCTGACCAGAACCGGGATCCCGGTGGTTTGGTCTCCCATTTACCTGCACTGGTGTGAGTACGCCTGGGCCAATCTGGCGGTGCGGGCGGCATTCGATCCGCGGCGCACCCCGGAAAAGCGCGAGCAGCTCCTGCAGGCCTTTGTCCGGGGAACCCTCTCCGTACAGGGGATGCATCGCTGGCTTCCCAACGAGGTCTACCCCGGGTTCCATCAGCATCTGAAGGAGATGCTGTCGCACGTAGACCACGTGTGCGTCACCAGCCACCGGGAAGTGCAGATGCTGTTCCAAATCACCCGGTGTGTCGCGAAGCCGTTCACGGTTACCCCCCATGGGGTGGATCCCTCGTTCCTGGTCGACGCGTCGCCGGAGCCCTTCCAGGACCGGTTCGGCGTGCGGGATTTCGTGCTCTGCGTCGGCGCGATCGACGGGCGAAAGAACCAGCTCCTGTTGGTCGAGGCTTTGAAGGATACGGGGCTGAAACTCGTCCTGGTGGGGCCGTCATTTGAGTCGGATTACCTGGATCTGTGCCTGCGGGAGGGAGGGGATCAAGTTTTGTACACCGACCGTCTCCCGCAGGATCTGGTGGCTTCCGCCTATAAGGCAGCTCGCGTACATGCCCTGCCCAGCTTCGCTGAAGGGGCCGCGCTGGCCAACCTGGAGGCGGCCGTTGCCGGATGCGCCATGGTGGTCAGCAACCGCTCCTCGGAGTTCGAGTACTTCGGTGACGCGCCCTACTACTGCGATCCCGTGGATCCCGCCTCCATTCGGGAGGCCGTGCTACGAGCGCACGAGTCGTACGCGGCGGAGCGAGAGCGCTGGGAGACCTTGAGCCGCCAGGTGCAGGAGCGGTTCACCTGGGAACGAACGGCAGCTCTGACGTTGGAAGCTTACGAGCGAACCCTCTCTCAGAGGGATAGCAGCCGTGAGAAGCGCTCGCGAAAGACCTTCCATATCTCTCGATCCTACAGGCCTACCATCAAGTGGGGAGCCATCATCTTCCACTTCAGCGGCTATTCCCGCCTCTCTCGCGAGACGATTCTCGCCCTGGATCGACGCGGGGCTATGGTGGCGGTCGAGCCTCTGGGGGTGGATCGGCGATTCGTGGAACAGCTGAAGGCCGACCCGGATGTCGCGTACACCTGGACGCGGCTCCTGGCCCAGAAGGTAGAGGACGAGGGGGTTTACATCTGCCTCCATCCGCCGGTCCTTTGGAACGGCACTGATCTCTTCGCCGCCGTGCGCCAGCGAAATCCCGGCTTCAAAGCATACGTGGGCATCACCATGTTTGAGACGGATCGGCTGCCCGCCGGATGGGCGGACGCATGCAATGGCATGGATGAGGTCTGGGTTCCCAGTACCTTCAACCGGGATACGTTCGCCCGGGCAGGCGTGGATCCGGAGCGTATCCAGGTGATCCCGTTCGGGATCGATATCCAGCGGTATGATCCCGAGCAGGTGCAGCCCAGGGAGATCCCGGGGCGGAGGGGCTTTACGTTCCTCTCCGTCTTCCAGTGGAGCAAGCGCAAGGGGTGGGATGTGCTGTTGAGGGCCTATCTCTCCGCCTTTACGCCGGAGGATGATGTCTGTCTCGTCTTGCGGACATACCCTGGGCGTGAGGAGTTCCCGCCCATCCGGGAGCGCATCGATCGATATATCCGGGAGTTGGGCTACGATCCGGAGCACGTGCCCCCTATCCGGCTCCTGGAGGACTTCATCCCCGAGGTCGACATGCCGGCCCTCTACAAGGCGGCCGACGCGTTCGTGCTGCCGAGTCGCGGCGAGGGTTGGGGCATCCCCTTCATGGAGGCCATGGCGATGGGCCTGCCGGTCATCGCCACCCGCTGGAGCGCTCACCTGGACTTCATGAATGACGACAACAGCTACCTGATCGACATCGAGGGGCTGGTGCCTGTGGATCCTGAGCAGACGGCTGAGGACCAGTTCTACACATCGGACCAGCGCTGGGCTGAGCCGTCCGTGGAGCACACGGCGGCCCTCATGCGGCACGTGTACGAGCATCGGGATGAGGCTCGGGCGAAGGGGATGCGCGCCCGGCGGGACATCCAAACCAAATGGACGTCCGATCGTACGGCGGATTGGGTGATCCGGCGGGTTGCCCACCTGACCGGCCGAGAGGGAGACCTGGAGATGCTGGAGGCGCAGGCGCATGTGGGCGATGGGGAGGCGTCGGAGGCCGAGGCGGAGGCCTCCCGTGAGGAGGTTGCCGTGCGCCAGGTCGAGAGCGCGCCATCTGAGGATGCTCCCGCCCCCGTCCTGTGGATCGCGCCCGTCTTCGATCCCAGCGGCTATGCCGATGAGGCACGGAACTTCATCGTGCACCTGCAGGCGCAGGGGGTGGCCATCGCCGCCCGAGAGCTGGGCCGTCACTCGTCCAGGTTCCGTGAGCAGCTCGATCCCCAGATCCGCGAGCTGCTCGATGGGGCCCTGGGACGGGAGGCGAGCCCCGGCTGCATCAGCGTCGTGCACTTCCCCGCCTATGTCTTCGAGCGCATCCCCCAGGCCGCTTACCACATCGGCCGGGTGATGTTCGAGACGGATGGGCTGCCGGCCGAGTGGGTGGCCAAGTGCAACCAGATGGACGAGATCTGGGTGCCCACCGACTTCAACCTGCAGACCTTCCGGGATGCCGGTGTGACGGCGAAGCTGTTCAAGGTGCCCGGCGGGATCGACACCGATCGATTCCGCCCGGGATACGAGCCCTTGCCGATCCCGGGCGCCCGGGGCACGGTGTTCCTGTCCATCTTCGAGTGGATCTACCGCAAGGGATGGGACGTGTTGCTGCGGGCGTGGGCCCAGGCATTCGATCCGGACGATGACGTCAGCCTGGTGTTGCGCACCTATCCCGTCAACGCGGTCGATGCCGATGCCCGGGAGGAGATCGAGCGTCGTATCGATCGCTTCCTGGCGGAGGAATTGGGCCTACGGCGGGGCCAGGTAGCCCCCATCATCGTCCTGGGCGAGCAGGTTCCGGAGGAGGACATGCCACGGCTGTTCGCGGCCGCCACGGCCTATGTGGCACCATCCCGGGGTGAGGGATGGGGACGGCCGCACATGCAGGCCATGGCCTGTGGGCTGCCGGTCATCGCCACCCGCTGGAGCGGAAACCTGGAGTTCATGAACGACGAGAACAGCCTGCTGATCGACATCGAGGGGCTGGTGGAGATCGACGAGCGGGCGGAGATCCCCTTCTATCGGGGGCAGCGATGGGCGGAGCCGTCGGCAGATCACCTGGCCCGACTCATGCGTCAAGTGGTCTCACACCCCGAAGAGATGGCGCGAATCGGCCAGCGGGCTCGTGAGGACATGGTGCAGCGCTGGCGGTGGGAGAAGGTCGCGGCCATCGCCGCGGAGCGGCTGCGGGAGATCCAGGATGGCCTGGCCACGCGAGGCCGAGAGGTTGGGACGCTCGAGGATCGGCCGCCGGCGGTGCGCTGGGAGGGCTCTCAGTTCGTCCACCACTCCCTGGCGTTGGTCAACCGGGAGCTGTGTCTGCAGTTGTTGGATGCCGGATGTGAGCTGTCCATCATCCCGTATGAGCCGGATCAATTTGGACCGGAGGCGGACCCGCGCTTCCACAAGTTGGCGGAGCGGGTGAATGCCCCCCTCTCCCGGCCGGCCGATGTCCACGTGCGCCATCAGTGGCCGCCGAAACTCACCCCGCCGGAAGAGGGGCACTGGGTCATCATGCAGCCCTGGGAGTTCGGCAGCCTGCCCAAGGAATGGGTCGAGGTCATGAGCACCCAGGTGGATGAGGTCTGGACGTACACCTCCTACGTACGTGATTGCTATATCCGCAGCGGGGTTCCCGCCGATCGGGTGCATGTGGTGCCCCTGGGCGTGGATGTCGAGAGATTCCGGCCGGATGTGCCGCCGTTCCCCCTGCAGACGAAGAAGCGGTTCAAGTTCCTCTTTGTGGGCGGCACCATCTCTCGCAAGGGGATCGATATCCTGCTGGACGCCTACATGAACGCCTTCACCGCCGAGGATGACGTGTGTCTGGTGATCAAAGACATGGGAGGGAGCTCGTTCTATAAGGGGCAGACGGCCCAAGATCTCATCGCCAAGTGCCGGGCCACGCCGAACGCGCCAGAGATCGAGTACATCGATCGCACGTTGAGCGATGAGGAACTGGTGGGATTGTACACCGCCTGTGATTGCTTGGTGCACCCGTATCGAGGGGAGGGCTTCGGCCTGCCCATCGCCGAGGCCATGGCCTGTGGGCTTCCCGTGATCGTGACCGGGCACGGGGCTGCCCTGGATTTCTGCACGGAGGAGACGGCCTATCTGATCCCGGCCCGGGTGGTGCGCCTGCCGCAGAAGCGAGTGGGAGATCTGGAGACCGTCGACTATCCGTGGTGGGCGGATCCGGATCGGGATGCCCTGAAGCAGCTCATGCGACACGTGGTGGCGAACCCGGAGGAGGCGAGGGCCAAGGGGCGGGCTGCCCGGGATCACATCCGGGAGCACTTCACCTGGGCCCACGCGGCCGAGGTGGCCCGAAAGCGCCTGCAGGAATTGCGGGATAAACCCATCCGGCGCCTGACGGCCGAGGAGGAGCAGCGGGCGGCGGCGCAGCAGGCCATGGGTGATCTGCTGGCGGCGGGTCAGGCGGCCCTGGAGCGTGGCGATCTGGAGGCGGCGGCCCGTGAGTTCGCCCGGGTGGCTGAGCAGTTCCCCGATATGGCCGCGGCGCACACGGCGTTGGGGTCCACGCTGGTCGCGCTGGGCCGGGTCGAGGAGGCGATCCCGGCGCTGCGGCGGGCGACCGAGCTGGTGCCGCAGGCCGCGGCGCTTCAGAACCAGCTGGG